The DNA window ATAATTCCTTTCCCTTTTCGGTTAGAAAACTTTTAGAGAAAAAAAATCATTCAACCCGAGTTCCTATTTTTGCGCCTGAGATTATTTTCTGGAGATTACCTTTTTTCAAAAGATTAAACACGATAACGGGGAGACTGTTTTCCTTGCATAAAGAAATGGCTGTGGCATCCATCACCCGGAGGTCTCTGTTCAGCACTTCTAAGTAGCCGATCTGCTTAAACATCTTTGCCCGTGGGTCCTTGAGAGGGTCACAATCATAAATCCCGTTCACCCTGGTTCCTTTGAGGATTACCTCGGCCTCGATTTCGCTTGCCCTTAGAGCTGCAGCAGTATCCGTGGTGAAAAAAGGATTCCCGGTTCCAGCCGCAAATATCACTATCCTCCCTTTTTCCAGATGACGGATTGCCCTTCTCCGGATGTAAAGCTCAGCTACCCTG is part of the Candidatus Zixiibacteriota bacterium genome and encodes:
- the pyrH gene encoding UMP kinase, which produces MSKPVYKRVLLKLSGEALQGKKEYGIDPDFLRYLALEIKGVKDSGTEVGIVIGAGNIFRGVALSSGGTDRVSSDYMGMLATVINSLALQDALEKAGVFTRVMSAIQMDRVAELYIRRRAIRHLEKGRIVIFAAGTGNPFFTTDTAAALRASEIEAEVILKGTRVNGIYDCDPLKDPRAKMFKQIGYLEVLNRDLRVMDATAISLCKENSLPVIVFNLLKKGNLQKIISGAKIGTRVE